The stretch of DNA gtcatttcccattttgtatgtgtgcaactgatttttccttcctaaggggagtactttgcattcatccttattgaatttcatcctatttacttcagaccatttctccagtttgtccagatcattttgaattttaatcctatcctccaaagcacttgcaacccctcccagcttggtattgtctgcaaactttataagtatactctctatggcagtagtgggcaacctgcggcccatcagggtaatccctGTAgcctgccgcttcctgcagctcccatgggctgggaacagcgaaccacggcaACTGGGAGCTATGGGGGGGTCGTGCCTGAGGAccgtcaatgtcagcaaaatgtcttgcggcccgcaatcagattaccctgatgggccgaatgtggcccatgggctgcaggttgcccaccactgttctatgccattatctaaatcattaatgaagatattgaacagaattggacccagaactgatccctgcgggacctcactcgttatgtccttccagcatgactgtgaaccactgataactactctctgggaatggttttccaatcagttttacagccaccttatagtagctccatccaggttgcatttccctagtttgtttatgagacagtcATGCAGGACAGTATcagaagctttactaaagtcaagatataccacatctacagctacccccatccacaagacttgttccTCACTGAGTATCTCCAACCACTTACCTGTATTTTGGATTCTTTTCCCCTAGGTGTGTTAGTTTGTAACTGTCCTCAAATGAAGAAGGAACTGGCCACTTAGGGGTAGAGCTCAGAACAGAACCCCCATTTCTGGTGTGGCCCCTCCCCAAGATATGGCTTaacctgcctccctcccttttctctccctcctgcttgCTATCACCAATATCTGATgtggcttctcccctctcctgacGTGGGTCAGCTGCTAGGTCCTTTGCTGCTGCCACTGCCTGTTGTCTCCTCTCAAGTGACTTTGCACTGTGCCAGGGTGGCGTCCCTTGCAAGCTCAGCGATCACACTAACAGATGGCAAGGCGTGTAATGGCCAGTACACGAGGGACAATAAAGTAAATAGCACAAACCCCAGTGATGGGATGACATACCCAGAATAGCAACGAACGGAGCGGGGAATTACTGGGAACAGGAAAATAGGATCTGGGGAAGGCCATGGTTCAGGTTAACTGaaaagtaataagaaaaggagtacttgtggcaccttagagactaaccaatttatttgagcatgagctttcgtgagctacagctcactgaagtgagctgtagctcacgaaagctcatgctcaaataaattggttagtctctaaggtgccacaagtactccttttctttttgcgaatacagactaacacagctgttactctgaaacctgaaaagtaataaacatttataaataagTCCCACCCCCTAGCACTCACAAACTCCTCcaatcccacctccctccctggcatTTTCCCCAGGCGGGTGGCATGGCTGGGGTGGCATGTCCCGAGATGGAGTGGTGCAGCGCTGTGGCACTGGCCAGCTTAAACAAAAGTTAGAGCTCCGCAAATCCACTGATATCCGCggatatccatggaccatttttgtGAATAGtggattggatgcagatacagccatgcagggctctacttaCCAGCAGCACCTGGCCCAGGGTGTCTGGCTCGGGCagcccagggggcgggggtatgGTTGCCAGGTGttcagttttcgactggaatgcctggtcgaaaaggaaCCCCTCTGCCCCGCTGTGAAGCAACACATACTGCTGCTGCCATCACTCGCGAATCCCAGAGAGCAGCATATGATGTGACGCCCTTTCCCCACAGCCTCCGCTCCCGTGCTGCCCCTTCTCCTcgagaccccacccccacaccactcCTTACCCCAAGCCCCACCCTCACATCACCTCTTCCCTGCAAGATCCCACTCCCCCCACTCACATAAAAGATGTGTAGATACACATAAAAGATGCCTAGCAGATTGCAGATCGGATGCACATTGATTCTAATGGATGCGAATCGGATGCAAGTCCACATTTTTGTATCCGCACTGGGCTCcaactatagtttcaaccagtttgcccagtactgaattCAGGCTTACtcgcctgtaattgccggggtcacctctggagccctttttaaaaattggcatcacattagctatcttccagtcatttggtgcagaagctgatttaaatgataggctaCAAACCacacttagtagttctgcaatttcacatttgagtttcttcagaactcttgggtgaatgattcatagatatttaggtcagaagggaccattatgatcatctagtctgacctcctgcacaacgcaggccacagaatttcacccaccactcctacaaaaaaaaaacacctcacacctatatctgtgctattgaagtcctcaaattgtagtttaaagacctcaaggagcagagaatcctccagcaagtgacccgtgccccatgctacagaggaaggcgaaaaacctccagggcctcttccaatctgccctggaggaaaattccttcccgaccccaaatatggcgatcagctaaaccctgagcatatggacaagattcatcagccagatactacagaaaattctttcccaggtaacttggatcttaccccatctaaaacccatcacaggccattgggcctatttaccatgaatatttaattaccaaaaccatgttatcccatcataccatctcctccataaacttatcgagtttaatcttaaagcaagatagatcttttgcccccactacttccctcggaaggctattccaaaacttcactcctctgatggttagaaaccttcgtctaatttctaatctaaatttcctagtgggcagtttatatccatttgttcttgtgtccacattggtactgagtttaaataattcctctccctctctggtatttatccctctgatatatttatagagagcaatcatatctcccctcagccttcttttagttaggctaaacaagccaagctccctgagtctcctttcataagacaagttttccattcctcggatcatcctagtagcccttctctgtacctgttccagtttgaattcatccttcttaaacatgggagaccagaactgcacacagtactccaggtgaggtctcaccagtgccttatataacggtactaaaacctccttatccctactggaaatacctctcctgatgcatcccaagacgacattagcttttttcacagccatatcacattggcagctcatagtcatcctatgatcaaccaatactccaaggtccttttcctcctccgttacttctagttgatgcgtccctagcttataactaaaattcttgttattaatccctaaatgcatgaccttacacttctcactattaaatttcatcctattcctattactccagtttacaaggtcatccagatcctcctgtagggtatccctgtccttctctaaattagcaatacctcccagctttgtatcatctgcaaactttagtagcacactcccactttttgtgcccaggtcagtaataaaaagattaaataagattggtcccaaaaccgatccctgaggaactccactggtaacctccctccaacttgacagttcacctttcagtaggacccgttgtagtctcccctttaaccaattccctatccacctttcaatattcctattgatgcccatcttatccaatttaactaataattccccatgtggcaccgtatcaaacgccttactaaaatctaagtaaattagatccactgcgtttcctttatctaaaaaatctgttactttctcaaagaaggagatcaggttggtttggcacgatctaccttttgtaaaaccatgttgtattttgtcccatttaccattgacttctgGGCCTGGTGAcatattgctgtttaatttatcaatttgttccaaaacctcctctaatgacacctcaatctgagacagttcctcagttctgtcacctaaaaagaatggctcaggtttgggaatctccctcacatcttcggccttaaagaattcatttaatttctccgcaatggccttatcatccctgagtgctcctttagcatctcgatcgtccagtggccccactggttgtttagcaggctgcCTGCTTCTGATGGACTTAAAAACATATTTGCTACTACTTTTTGAgactttggctagctgttcttcaagttcttttttggccttcctaattataacCCTTGTAAAGGTTGATAAGTCAGGCTCAAATTCCGCTCACAAATGAGGTATTGGGGAAAGGCAGTGGATGTCAATGGGATGGATAAAATAGTCTCCAATGCAATTCTTTTTCAGCCTGTTTCAATTACAGCATATTTATTTGTAGGACAAGATGAGGTCTGGGGGATAAAAAAGTCTGCAGCCTCCTCAGTGTATTGTACAGGAGTTGGCACATGCCAAGCTAAGCTTCCAAAATGCTACACCGGAAATGAACTACCACACAAATGAACTGAAAGCTTACCCCACTTTTGTCAAAACCAGTCACATCTGAGAACACTGCAGGGTCACTATACCTGGCTGGGGGCCATTACATATTTATTTCTGGTATTACACTTAATTTTGTTAAGTCCCAGTTACTTACAAAGCTGGGTTATTTATCTGTCTCTGTTACAGCACAATGAGTTCATTTCTGTATTAATGAATCCAGGACCATAGACAACCAAATTCATTCAAGGTCATTGAGGTGGCTTTTCATGGTCTTTATCGAGGCAAAACACAGAGCTGGTATGGTTTTGGTGCATTTGACCCAAAATTCGTCACTGGAGTTATATCAACGTCCTTGGGTTCAACGAGAGATTTCAaggtaaaattctgcaaaatcgTTGTCAGTAACAAAAATATCTCCATCCGAGCCAGACCCTCTCCCATGCAAATCCGTTTCCCTGCAATGAAAAAGCAATGTTGAGGAGATGCAGGAGATCTTTCTTTGCAACATATGTTAAATATTGTTACAATGAAACCAAACCTCCGGATTAAAGTTAGATGCACAGAGTGATTCAGGGTAATGACATGGAGGATAATGGCCGTCTGCCAGAGTTCGGGAAGGTATGGAAGTGTTTGGGTGCTTTAGAAGCCTCTCACAGATTGTTTTAAAGGCTGAGTTCCATATAAAAAGTGGCCTCTTAAAAATCAATATGTGGAGACCGGTGGGCAGATGTGGGGTTTGAGGAACAGTTAATGCAGGTCCCAAGCCAGTTAATATGTTTATGGGGGGAATGACAGTGGTTCTCGAGTGGAAGGTGGAAGTAACAGGTAGGGAGGTGCAGGCATACGGAGTAGTAGGATGGAGAACAGCAAACAGGGTTTTTTAACAGAGTGACGGGATCTTCATTGATTGGAGTAAAGTTGAGAAGTTAAGCAGCCCCTACTGATTTCTCTCCAGGTGACTATGCAGACGACTTCTGCCCTCTTGCATGTTACTCCCTTCAATTTTACTTTTGCATGCACATTCAATCACAATTTGTCCACTGCAGGCcgacacagacagacaaaggaaggtgTGAAGTTGTCAGGCAGAGCGGAGTGTGAAGTTGTCAGGCAGAGTGTGTTCAATAAGTTAAAAAAAGACACTGGAGACCAACAGATGCTTCACTGTTGTGAGAGGCTCTGCTTCGTGAACGGCCTGAAAAGTCTCTGCACACTACAGTTTGAGAATTCTGTGTTTACTCAAGACAAAGCTAAGAGAGAATGGTCTGGGCCCTGAAACAAACATGGATTCTTTTACCTGCAGAAAAAGGCATGAAGAAGTCACTCTTCTTAAAGGCACCATTTTCATCCAAGAAATGTCCCGGGTTAAATTGCTCTGGTTTTGGAAATTCCCTGCTGTCATATAGGACCGATTGCAGGACAGGGATTATAGTGGTGCCCTGAATTAGCAAACACAGATAAAGAGAGTTAAAGTGGACACTGTCCACAGCAGAGAAGCGTCCAGAATTCACTGGGCTGGGTAATGGGAcatgtttttctttccttcattttCCTGCATCCCCTGGAACCAGAACCAGAAATATTAAAATTCCATGAGAAAAGGGAACCTCACCAAATGGGAGCCCACCTTCAACAAGGAGATCCTGGAATCTTATGAGAAAGGCTCCTCGCATTAGACTGCCAGCCCGATTTCTACATCTAAGAGATTTGGAAAAGTCTGGTTAAGATCCAGAAGTGTTAGGTGCATCTCTCAGCTGCTGTTTGGAAGCATTTGACATTCCCTGGTCTTCATAATTTAGTCATTGCACCAATGGTTTCCACATCACTATTTataagaaataaaatgtattattattattatttattattatcatcattttattaaagctaaaaAGTCCTCTACAACTCCCAGTGTAACTCAATTAGCAACCTAGAACATTTGAGTTGTGGTGCACATTAACACGTCAGCAGGACTAAATCTTGGTGGAGAGATGAAACCAGCTCAGAAACTGACCTCCCAAAAGAGGCTCCAAAAAGAGGGAAAGCTTTGCATAGCCTGCTTGAAACGTTGAGAACTAACCTTGGGGATAACATATTGTCTGAAATGAGTGTCTCTGGTCACTGCATGTGGGACACCCATCGGGGCAAGGTTAATGAATCTCTGCATCTCATGTATCACAGCATCTGTGTAGGGCATCTGGCTTCGGTCCGCCATGCAGGGGCTTCGGCTTCGGCCAATCACACGGTCAATCTCTTCATGAACTTTTGCTGTCATCAAATGAACAAGGTTAACAATAAAGCTAAAGAAAAGGATTCCAATAATTTTGCCCCCATTCTGTCACACAGTCAGAAATATACACGTCTCAGCAGATACATGTTGGGAATATAACAAGTTATAACAATATAACAGTTAGTTTTGGGTTACTGAAACTATTGTACGTGGTATCTAGGATAAAGTGCCAAAAATGTAATTATTAGGGCAGTGATATGGCTCATGCCTGGTTGTGTACTAAAAGAGAATGCAGTGTGATGTTATTGCCAGAGCATATAACTAACTGCTACACAAGAGACTGAGGCCTAAAATTTCCCCCCATCAAAGTCAATCATCCACATGACCTTGGAGGAAGCCCATGAGATTGGAATTAGCACTGGATATTAGCTGGGTGTTGATAAATCTCTAACATTTGCCTTTATTTGAGGGGAGGGTGTAGCACTCTGTATctgaaagcagcaccctggaacccccatatccACTCCTGTCATAGGattatgatatatttcatacacagcatgccatgtaagatattatatgaaaggtcatgatctgctgaaacccactgttctgtccaaatatgtatatcattagtgagTATGAAGTTAGGAGATTTTGCTctatggttgttactgaaatatgttgtacaCTTGAGAGTTGGCAACTGCCAGTTctccagtgacaacaaaggaggGGATCCACTCCCAGGAGGGTGTTAAACTACCATTAATCAGCGAGGGACTTTTAAACAAGGGATTTACAGTGCTGTAAGAGAGCTGCACAAGCATCACACAATGGGGGATTGCTccactctgtgactcagcaaagcccaccaggacataTCTGAGCTAGTGTTTTCCAGGTACATGGACTGCGGATATAAAATAGGGGACAGTGGCTTCATGCttttgcctttctcctcccccacctacactgGAAGCAAAAGCAATGCTGGGAAGACCAAGCCTTGAAcagaggagactggtcccaggcttaaagGGGAAGCCTATGTGTTAAGGATTGTaacctacctgcaacatccagtggggtgagaacagCTTGATCCAAACACTGGACAGTCTAATGAGGTTCAGgatttagactgcgtgcttaccgtttattttcttttgtaactctctctgaccttttgtgcctaccacttataatgacttaaaatctatctttccgTAGTTAATAAACCTCTTTTATactttacctaaaacagtgtgttttggttaaagtgcttgggaaatctcagttcagtttacaaaggctagtgcatgtcctctccacatcgagggagggctggactgggtaatgaacttacactggtcgGGCTTCTGATCACAGCAAGACGGTACAGCTCTGAGGTGCAAGGCTGCGCGTttgggagatttgctggtgctTTTCTCTGTGTGGTTCATGAAAGGCTCAGGGAGCATTCACGCTATGTATCTGcctgtggggctccacatgctgttgtactCAGTGATAACAGCTCACAAAGGgggttgctgcttgtcactagcaaagcattatgaaagacagcccaggctggaacGTTAAGGGGGAAACAATGGTACCCCGATTCCAGGTTGTACGGCGGGAATCCCATCACAGAGGGGGCCATCTGACAGCCCTGGAATGCGAAGGCTCCTGTTACCCATAGAACAGGCACCTTCTTGTCAGTGGCAGCAGAGGTTTCTCCTGCACAAACACATATACTTTCCCCCAGCCCAGTAGCCTTAACTTGGACTGGAGGTGAGAAAGGAATCCAGTCACAATGTCTTACTCAGGCTGAGGACCCTGTGCTGAGACCGCCCCTGAGGAGGCGGAGTAATGCCAGTTGTGGTGGTGCTTTTCAAATGTGGACACCTGTCTATGCAAATTGAAGTAACACACCCATCCCCAAACACCTCTCAGTTTCACATAAACCAGTGAACAGCTTGCACACAGCGCTAATGTGGGTTACGTCCAGCCCCAGCCAGATTTGGTCTGGTGACTTAAGGGACAGGGGTCTGTATCCATTAGAGATCCCTTGAGCCATGTAATCCCCTCATCTCTCCAAAACTTAAAATTGTGTGTGTCCGTGGGGTACCTTCTATTTCTGGGTATTTCAGAAGAATCAGGAGTCCATGTCTCAGGGTGAGGCTCGATGTCCCTGTTCCAGCAAAGAATAAATCCATTGTGCTTCCTAACAAGTTATCAGTGTTAAATTCTGACTGGCCGTTCTGTCGTTcctgcagagagagacttgttaTAGTTGTTTGATCATTGACTGTAAGTGTGGGATCTATTCATACAGGCCCAAAGTCTCTCATCTTCTACCTGCTCTGTGACCCACTCGGCATCTATATAAAAATCCTTACAGAAAATGGGCCACAGCCCTGGAGATTGCAGTAGCACTGCTGGGGTGTTTTGGGTCATTGCTGTGGAAATATATGGCCTTTTCTATTAGAGGAGAATTGGAGCATTACTTTTACCTGGTTAGTTTCCATCTGTATTTTTAACTGTTGTTGATTCCCTTTGCTTTCATATTTTGTTTGCATGGGCAGCAATAATGCCCTTGAAAACTTTGAACCAGAAAGGAAACCAAATGTTTCTAACCAGTTTTTAGCCTTCGAGCCAGAAGGATTGAGTCTGATGCTCCAAAGAAAGTGAGATCCCCATTGAAAAGGCAGATGCCTGGCAGATGCACCTGCTGACCGAGAGGTGCAGTGGTAGAACATCGAACAGGCTGTTGCTGTAAAATATTGCAGGAGATTAGCAGGTGGGGTTTCCAAAGaagctggtaatagcttaggTCTGTGGGTGTCGGCATAAGAAACCATTAGAAACTGCTTTCTTCTACTAATCCCACTGATGCTAACACAGGCCAGTAAAAATGCTTCTGTCCACCTTGTAAATAAAACCCTTTCAATGGCTAACCTCCAACAGAGCCAGCCTATACATTGCCAAATGCTGTTGATACCTGCATTGGGTGCTCTGTCCTTTTAAGACATgtatacactgcaataaaagacccacggctggcctgggtcagctgacttgggcttgtggggatCGGGTTGAGGGTTGCTAtaatattgcagtgtagacatatgggCTAGGGCTGCCGCCCAGGCTCTGAGGCCCACAAAGAAGGAAcaatcccagagcttgggctgcaggc from Eretmochelys imbricata isolate rEreImb1 chromosome 7, rEreImb1.hap1, whole genome shotgun sequence encodes:
- the LOC144267251 gene encoding cytochrome P450 2H1-like isoform X3, translated to MEPLGATSVFLVICVSCLLFLSAWKKVSGNGKLPPGPVAFPIIGNTLQLNMRNLPQSIHELSAKYGPVFTICLGSQRVVVLYGQEAVKEALIDQGDEFSGRGKLALVDKLAKGAGIIFSNGERWKQLRRFALTTLRNFGMGKKSIEERIQEEACFLVERLKKTYERPFDPTIPLTHAVSNIICSIVFGNRFDYEDQKFLAFISLTEENNELFHSFLGQERQNGQSEFNTDNLLGSTMDLFFAGTGTSSLTLRHGLLILLKYPEIEAKVHEEIDRVIGRSRSPCMADRSQMPYTDAVIHEMQRFINLAPMGVPHAVTRDTHFRQYVIPKGTTIIPVLQSVLYDSREFPKPEQFNPGHFLDENGAFKKSDFFMPFSAGKRICMGEGLARMEIFLLLTTILQNFTLKSLVEPKDVDITPVTNFGSNAPKPYQLCVLPR